In Corynebacterium endometrii, one DNA window encodes the following:
- a CDS encoding ABC transporter ATP-binding protein, producing the protein MRTPHAPAAAVKRPEDLEQLDASPVKFSRIARLFAAHKAALLFIVVLIVATSGLTVVQPFLVRRTVDEAIPNQNVELLLWLVGGMIGLTVLTQAIGVIQTYLSTRVGQGIMHELRVAVFGNLQRQSLEFFTKNRGGEVQSRLTNDISAMRSVVTTTATSIATNVTMTIATIVAMVALSPTLSLLSLVVLPPAIWLTRQTALLRRKITEKNQRAQAEMQQTITENMSVSGVRLAKTLGAQDRVFDSFNSVSESLVGLELESQLAGRWRMASMQVIFGVIPALVYLVAGLPATSNGMTIGTLIAFSTLQTQIFRPVTGLLNVGAQWVASMALFSRIFEYLDLEPEVVEPEQPKVPATNDVRFRNVSYRYSGSSDTALTGISFTIPAGTTTALVGHTGSGKSTVASLMARLADPTSGVVEIGGVDLRDISSADRAERMGVVSQETYLLHATVRENMLFARPDASDAQIWAALRTANVDGVVRALPEGLDTVVGSRGYRFSGGEQQRLSLARTLLRDPQILILDEATSALDNETERAIQEAVIESQATRLVIAHRLSTVRDADQIVVLDGGRIAERGTHEELMALDGAYALLVRAAERSESDESALV; encoded by the coding sequence ATGAGAACGCCACACGCTCCTGCGGCCGCGGTCAAGCGCCCCGAGGATCTCGAACAGCTCGACGCGTCCCCGGTTAAATTTTCCCGCATCGCCCGCCTCTTCGCCGCTCACAAGGCGGCCCTGCTGTTTATCGTTGTCCTCATCGTGGCCACCTCAGGCCTGACCGTGGTCCAGCCGTTCCTGGTCCGCCGGACCGTGGATGAGGCCATTCCCAACCAAAACGTGGAGCTCTTGCTCTGGCTGGTGGGCGGCATGATTGGCCTGACGGTGCTGACGCAGGCAATCGGCGTGATTCAGACCTACCTGTCCACGCGCGTGGGCCAGGGAATCATGCATGAACTGCGGGTCGCCGTGTTTGGCAACCTGCAGCGCCAGTCGTTGGAGTTTTTCACCAAGAACCGCGGCGGGGAGGTGCAATCCCGCCTGACCAATGACATTTCCGCGATGCGCTCCGTGGTCACCACCACCGCAACGTCTATTGCCACGAACGTCACTATGACGATCGCCACGATCGTCGCGATGGTGGCGCTGAGCCCAACCCTGTCCCTGCTGTCCTTAGTGGTCCTGCCGCCGGCCATCTGGCTGACCCGCCAGACCGCGCTGCTGCGCCGCAAGATCACCGAAAAGAATCAACGAGCCCAGGCCGAGATGCAGCAGACCATCACTGAGAACATGTCCGTCTCCGGGGTGCGCCTGGCCAAGACCCTGGGCGCCCAGGATCGCGTGTTCGATAGTTTCAACTCCGTATCCGAATCCCTGGTGGGCCTGGAGTTGGAATCCCAGCTGGCGGGCCGCTGGCGCATGGCTTCCATGCAGGTCATCTTCGGGGTCATTCCGGCGTTGGTATACCTTGTTGCCGGATTGCCGGCAACAAGCAACGGGATGACCATCGGTACGCTGATTGCATTTTCCACCCTGCAGACCCAAATTTTCCGCCCGGTCACCGGCCTGCTCAACGTGGGTGCCCAATGGGTGGCCTCCATGGCTTTGTTCAGCCGCATCTTTGAATACCTTGACCTTGAGCCCGAGGTAGTTGAGCCTGAGCAGCCCAAGGTCCCGGCCACCAATGACGTCCGCTTCCGCAACGTCAGCTACCGCTACTCCGGTTCTTCCGATACCGCCCTTACCGGCATCAGCTTCACCATCCCCGCCGGCACCACCACCGCTTTGGTGGGCCACACCGGCTCCGGTAAATCCACAGTGGCATCCCTCATGGCGCGCCTGGCGGACCCAACCTCCGGCGTAGTTGAGATTGGCGGGGTGGACCTGCGGGATATCTCTTCCGCGGACCGCGCCGAGCGGATGGGCGTGGTCTCCCAGGAGACCTACCTGCTGCACGCCACGGTCCGTGAGAACATGCTCTTCGCCCGCCCCGATGCGTCCGACGCCCAGATCTGGGCCGCCCTGCGCACCGCCAACGTGGACGGCGTAGTAAGGGCGCTGCCAGAGGGGCTAGACACCGTGGTTGGTTCCCGTGGCTACCGCTTCTCCGGCGGCGAACAGCAGCGCCTGTCCCTGGCACGCACCCTGCTGCGCGATCCGCAGATCCTAATCCTGGACGAGGCCACCTCCGCCCTAGACAACGAGACGGAGCGCGCAATCCAGGAGGCCGTGATCGAATCCCAGGCCACCCGCCTGGTCATTGCCCACCGCCTGTCCACCGTGCGCGACGCGGACCAGATTGTGGTCCTCGATGGCGGCCGCATCGCCGAAC
- a CDS encoding MarR family winged helix-turn-helix transcriptional regulator gives MSTRDVDLGDMVSQISRQIKRSSRQLPLAPHQMRALRIIAEGDVRPARLAEQLKITPRAVTDVVDALTAEGLVATAPDPADRRAKIVTATDAGISHLEATRQARARISQRMFGALSPAEQEELYTLLSRVLEDSP, from the coding sequence GTGAGCACAAGAGACGTTGATCTGGGCGATATGGTCTCCCAAATCTCCCGCCAGATTAAGCGCAGCAGCAGGCAATTACCGCTGGCACCGCACCAAATGCGGGCCCTGCGGATCATCGCTGAGGGGGACGTGCGCCCGGCCCGCCTGGCCGAGCAGCTGAAGATCACCCCACGCGCCGTCACGGACGTCGTGGACGCGCTCACCGCGGAAGGTTTGGTGGCCACCGCCCCCGATCCGGCGGACCGGCGCGCCAAGATTGTGACCGCCACGGACGCCGGGATAAGCCACCTTGAGGCCACCCGGCAGGCGCGCGCGCGAATATCCCAGCGAATGTTCGGTGCGCTCAGCCCGGCGGAGCAAGAAGAGCTTTATACGCTGCTATCGCGCGTGCTGGAGGACAGCCCTTAA
- a CDS encoding type 1 glutamine amidotransferase domain-containing protein translates to MSSNLQGKLIAVLSVDGFEDSELTSPLQAVKDAGAEVRVVSKETGTISGKNDTQVTVDSTFADERETTFDGIILPGGTGNADQIRLDADAVAIVKAHVEAGRPLGAICHAAWILTDADVISGRTLTSYPSLKTDLTNAGASWVDEECVCDSGLVTSRTPDDLPAFNAKIVEEFAEGEH, encoded by the coding sequence ATGTCCAGCAACCTACAAGGCAAACTCATCGCAGTTCTCTCCGTGGACGGCTTCGAAGACTCTGAGCTGACCTCCCCGCTCCAGGCAGTCAAGGACGCCGGGGCTGAGGTGCGCGTTGTCTCTAAGGAGACCGGCACCATCTCCGGCAAGAATGACACCCAAGTCACCGTAGACTCCACCTTCGCCGATGAGCGCGAGACCACCTTTGACGGCATCATCCTGCCCGGCGGCACCGGCAATGCCGACCAGATCCGCCTGGACGCGGACGCGGTGGCCATCGTGAAGGCGCACGTGGAGGCCGGCCGCCCACTCGGCGCCATCTGCCACGCGGCATGGATCCTCACCGACGCGGACGTCATCTCCGGGCGCACGCTGACCTCCTACCCATCCCTGAAGACCGACCTAACCAACGCCGGCGCTTCCTGGGTTGATGAGGAATGCGTCTGCGATAGCGGCCTGGTCACCTCCCGCACGCCGGACGATCTGCCGGCGTTTAACGCAAAGATCGTCGAGGAGTTCGCCGAGGGCGAGCACTAG
- a CDS encoding cation:proton antiporter yields MSFSLLALLCLVALIGPLLNLNRKFPVPMVVGELIVGIIVGQTGLQIFDASDETFTFMAEVGFALVMFAAGAHVPLGPELLGPALRNGALRAAFVGALSVPAGLGLAHLFGSDNGLLYAVILASSSASLVIPSMGNTPIAGRQGVEFLVQIAIADAVAIVLLPLAIEPSRAARAALGAVIVILVAVAYGIFMDRFNMRQVRKVSKKNGFALEIRILLVVLFSLAAIAVAMNVSVMLAGFALGIAASYAGQPKRLKRQTFALTEGLFGPLFFVWLGASIDLRQLAEHPKAIGLGLGLGLAGLLVHGASGFLRLPFPLAVATGGQLGVPIGAVTLALTAGTMETWEAPAIFLGAVVTIAGVAVTMPLVRQFFKAQQRAERAGGEELPAKRHVDARVEG; encoded by the coding sequence ATGTCCTTTTCCCTGCTGGCACTGCTGTGCTTGGTGGCCCTGATTGGCCCGCTGCTGAACTTGAACCGCAAGTTCCCCGTGCCCATGGTGGTCGGCGAGCTCATCGTGGGCATCATCGTTGGCCAAACGGGCCTGCAAATCTTCGACGCCTCCGATGAAACCTTCACCTTCATGGCCGAGGTTGGCTTTGCGCTAGTCATGTTCGCCGCCGGCGCGCACGTGCCGCTGGGCCCCGAACTGCTGGGCCCCGCCCTGCGCAACGGTGCGCTGCGCGCGGCGTTCGTGGGGGCCCTATCCGTACCGGCGGGCCTTGGGTTGGCCCACCTCTTCGGGTCAGATAACGGCCTGCTCTACGCGGTTATCCTTGCCTCCTCCTCCGCCTCTCTGGTGATTCCCTCCATGGGCAACACGCCTATCGCCGGCCGGCAGGGCGTGGAGTTCCTAGTCCAGATCGCCATTGCCGACGCCGTGGCGATCGTCTTGCTGCCGCTGGCCATTGAGCCTTCCCGCGCGGCGCGGGCCGCCCTAGGGGCGGTGATCGTCATCCTCGTGGCCGTGGCCTACGGAATCTTCATGGACCGTTTCAACATGCGCCAGGTGCGCAAGGTCTCCAAGAAGAATGGTTTTGCCCTGGAGATCCGCATCCTGCTGGTCGTGCTCTTTTCGCTGGCGGCCATCGCGGTGGCGATGAACGTATCCGTGATGCTGGCCGGGTTTGCGCTGGGCATCGCCGCTTCCTATGCGGGCCAGCCGAAGCGCCTCAAGCGCCAGACCTTCGCGCTGACCGAGGGCCTGTTTGGCCCGCTGTTCTTTGTCTGGCTGGGCGCGTCCATCGATCTGCGCCAGCTGGCCGAGCACCCCAAGGCCATCGGCCTGGGGCTCGGGCTTGGCCTGGCGGGCCTGCTGGTCCATGGCGCCAGCGGATTCCTCCGCCTGCCTTTCCCCCTGGCGGTGGCGACGGGCGGTCAGCTGGGCGTGCCCATCGGGGCCGTCACACTCGCACTTACCGCCGGGACCATGGAGACGTGGGAGGCCCCCGCGATCTTCCTGGGGGCCGTGGTGACCATCGCGGGCGTTGCTGTCACCATGCCGTTGGTCCGCCAATTCTTCAAAGCGCAGCAGCGCGCTGAGCGGGCCGGCGGGGAGGAACTCCCGGCAAAGCGCCACGTCGACGCCCGCGTGGAGGGCTAA
- a CDS encoding VanW family protein → MNHATRKPGVKGWAITLGVLVGLFVIAGVAYAFDVATNQGKIPRAVSVGGVDISTMERPDAVAKLQQELGGAESERVTVTAGEKSTQFIPNQAGLRLDVKQAVEGIPDASLNPFARVYSFFKPTTEYPVDTQVDRAALLPVLQRIENELNAEPKDGAVGFEGGQVKVTEPIVGQKVDPAEVEEAIKTTWLDPEGITLEVTEEQPRIGEEQVKAMAEGEAAAAVDGPLKLFGRDDVVAELGPEQISSFLRVDAEGDRLALNVDEALAREKFAEILSVTEKEKVNAQISFASGVKSITPHVDGEVIDWEATMADFYRRVVGESEREWEAVYKDEPATFTSADAENATFNEVVGEFTTSGFSGPSGTNIALTAQMVNGAIVAPGDVFSLNGYTGPRGTAQGFVESGIIIDGRAGEAVGGGISQFATTLYNASYFAGMEDVAHTPHSYYISRYPAGREATVYEGAIDLQFRNSSQYPVMIESFVSGNSVTVRLLGVKTVNVESISGGRWAQTQPQTQKLSGDDCIPTSGIPGFTTSDTRVISDLYGSEISRETITTVYDPQPIVTCS, encoded by the coding sequence GTGAATCACGCAACTCGCAAGCCCGGTGTTAAGGGATGGGCCATCACCCTTGGTGTATTGGTTGGTCTTTTCGTGATCGCAGGCGTGGCCTACGCCTTCGATGTAGCCACAAACCAGGGAAAGATCCCGCGAGCGGTGTCCGTGGGCGGGGTGGACATCTCCACCATGGAACGCCCCGATGCGGTGGCGAAGCTGCAGCAAGAGCTGGGCGGTGCGGAATCCGAGCGGGTAACTGTCACCGCCGGTGAGAAATCCACCCAGTTTATCCCCAATCAGGCCGGCTTGCGCCTGGATGTTAAACAGGCCGTGGAGGGCATCCCGGACGCGTCCTTGAACCCGTTCGCCCGCGTGTACTCATTCTTCAAGCCGACCACCGAGTATCCGGTGGATACCCAGGTGGACCGCGCGGCGTTGCTGCCCGTGTTGCAGCGCATCGAGAACGAGCTCAACGCCGAGCCCAAGGACGGCGCGGTGGGCTTTGAGGGTGGCCAGGTTAAGGTCACGGAGCCAATCGTTGGCCAGAAGGTGGATCCCGCCGAGGTGGAGGAAGCCATAAAGACCACGTGGCTTGATCCCGAGGGAATCACGCTGGAGGTTACCGAGGAACAGCCGCGGATCGGCGAGGAGCAGGTCAAGGCCATGGCGGAGGGTGAAGCCGCCGCGGCGGTGGATGGCCCGCTGAAGCTATTCGGCCGCGATGACGTGGTCGCCGAATTGGGCCCGGAACAGATTTCCTCCTTCCTGCGGGTGGATGCCGAGGGGGACCGCTTGGCGCTTAACGTCGACGAGGCACTGGCCCGGGAGAAGTTCGCGGAAATCCTCTCGGTGACCGAGAAGGAAAAGGTCAATGCCCAAATTTCCTTCGCGAGCGGCGTCAAGTCCATCACCCCGCACGTGGACGGTGAGGTCATCGATTGGGAGGCCACGATGGCCGATTTCTATCGGCGCGTCGTGGGCGAGTCCGAACGCGAGTGGGAGGCGGTCTACAAGGACGAGCCCGCAACGTTTACCTCCGCGGACGCAGAGAATGCCACCTTTAACGAGGTGGTGGGTGAGTTTACTACCTCCGGTTTCTCGGGCCCTTCGGGCACCAACATTGCGCTGACCGCGCAGATGGTCAACGGCGCCATCGTGGCCCCGGGGGATGTTTTCTCTCTCAATGGTTACACCGGCCCGCGTGGCACGGCGCAGGGATTCGTTGAGTCCGGCATCATCATCGACGGCCGCGCGGGTGAAGCGGTAGGCGGCGGCATCTCCCAGTTCGCCACCACGTTGTACAACGCGTCCTACTTCGCGGGCATGGAGGACGTGGCGCACACCCCGCATTCCTATTACATCTCCCGCTACCCGGCGGGCCGCGAGGCCACCGTCTATGAGGGTGCCATTGACCTGCAGTTCCGCAATTCCTCCCAGTACCCGGTCATGATTGAGTCCTTCGTTAGCGGCAACTCCGTGACCGTGCGCCTGTTGGGCGTGAAGACCGTAAACGTGGAATCCATCTCCGGCGGACGCTGGGCCCAGACTCAGCCACAGACCCAGAAGTTGTCTGGTGATGATTGCATCCCTACCTCCGGAATCCCCGGTTTCACCACCTCCGATACCCGCGTGATTTCCGATCTCTACGGCTCCGAGATTTCACGTGAAACCATCACGACGGTCTACGACCCGCAGCCGATCGTGACCTGTTCATAA
- a CDS encoding glycoside hydrolase family 3 N-terminal domain-containing protein yields MKFPHSMLLIPAACLALGLSACADGAGDNAAGGAAPETAVGQGAREGSGEGAAAAPSEPATSPRTPTPETSTPPPVPLPATQRERAASLLMAPVVNFEDALYKLNAGVGGIFIPSWADPALLTEPGRDLHALRQMVGRPFDISIDFEGGRVQRFTKVFGAFPTPRQMGTEGPEAVRRYGFQIGQALLSRGVSVDFAPVLDIDGQGLDVVGDRAFSTDPHEAAALGVQFAAGLEDAGVDSVFKHYPGHGRASGDTHLGPAVTPPLGEVMGFDAVPFAEATAAEPRSAMMVGHMVVPGLGDGVTPSSLNSHAYGLLRNVHGFDGLVYTDDLTGMKAITDIYAPADAVVAAIAAGADVALWSAEMDINYVIDRVDAAVTEGRINRHRFDAAVMRVAEQLHAQ; encoded by the coding sequence GTGAAATTCCCGCACTCGATGCTCCTGATTCCGGCCGCTTGCCTAGCGCTGGGGCTTTCGGCGTGTGCGGATGGCGCGGGGGACAACGCCGCAGGGGGCGCCGCGCCGGAAACGGCGGTGGGGCAAGGGGCCCGGGAGGGCTCGGGCGAGGGGGCCGCGGCCGCGCCCAGTGAGCCGGCGACTAGCCCGCGGACGCCAACCCCCGAGACCTCAACCCCGCCGCCGGTGCCGCTGCCGGCCACCCAGCGTGAGAGGGCGGCAAGCCTGCTGATGGCGCCGGTGGTCAACTTTGAAGACGCGCTCTATAAGCTCAACGCGGGTGTGGGCGGAATTTTCATCCCGAGCTGGGCGGATCCCGCCTTGCTGACCGAGCCGGGCCGCGACCTGCACGCACTGCGCCAGATGGTGGGCCGCCCGTTCGATATTTCCATCGACTTCGAGGGCGGCCGGGTCCAGCGTTTCACCAAGGTCTTCGGCGCATTTCCCACCCCGCGCCAGATGGGGACTGAGGGGCCTGAGGCCGTGCGCCGCTACGGATTCCAGATTGGCCAAGCGCTGCTTTCTCGCGGCGTGAGCGTGGATTTCGCGCCCGTGCTGGACATTGACGGCCAGGGGCTGGACGTGGTGGGGGACCGGGCCTTTTCCACCGACCCGCACGAGGCGGCCGCCTTGGGTGTGCAGTTTGCGGCCGGCCTGGAGGATGCGGGCGTGGATTCCGTATTCAAGCACTACCCGGGCCATGGCCGCGCCTCCGGGGACACGCACCTGGGTCCAGCCGTGACCCCGCCGCTCGGGGAGGTGATGGGTTTTGACGCGGTGCCATTTGCCGAGGCCACGGCGGCCGAACCGCGCTCCGCGATGATGGTGGGCCACATGGTGGTCCCGGGCCTGGGCGATGGCGTCACCCCGTCCTCCCTGAACAGCCACGCCTACGGCCTGTTGCGCAACGTCCACGGCTTCGATGGCCTGGTGTACACGGATGATTTGACGGGCATGAAGGCGATCACGGATATCTACGCCCCGGCGGACGCGGTGGTTGCCGCCATCGCCGCGGGTGCGGACGTGGCGCTGTGGTCCGCGGAAATGGACATCAATTACGTCATTGACCGGGTAGACGCCGCCGTGACGGAGGGGCGCATCAACCGGCACCGCTTCGATGCGGCGGTCATGCGCGTGGCGGAGCAGCTCCATGCCCAATAA
- a CDS encoding universal stress protein: protein MNNGMTMLIAYDGSEQAAIAMEHAARLLRPDTVEILTAWEPAARQAARAVSRSGLHQAAMAPETPEDDPAYEEALNTCHEGVAVAEGLGLAGRAHLVECSTTMAAAIVDAADELNVDVIVTGTRALTGFKALWSSSMADQIIRNAGRPVFVVPPEHDDEDEETGDFRG from the coding sequence ATGAATAACGGTATGACAATGCTTATCGCCTACGACGGTTCCGAGCAGGCCGCCATCGCCATGGAACACGCCGCCCGCCTGCTGCGACCAGATACCGTTGAGATTCTCACCGCCTGGGAGCCCGCAGCCCGCCAGGCGGCCCGGGCGGTGTCCCGCTCCGGTTTGCACCAAGCCGCCATGGCCCCGGAGACCCCCGAGGATGATCCGGCCTATGAGGAGGCCCTAAACACCTGCCACGAGGGGGTGGCCGTGGCCGAGGGGCTGGGGCTTGCGGGCAGGGCGCACCTGGTGGAGTGCTCCACCACCATGGCCGCCGCCATCGTCGATGCCGCCGACGAGCTTAACGTGGACGTCATCGTCACCGGCACCCGCGCCCTGACCGGTTTCAAGGCACTGTGGTCATCCTCCATGGCCGATCAAATCATCCGCAACGCCGGCCGCCCGGTATTCGTGGTCCCGCCGGAGCACGATGATGAGGATGAGGAAACCGGAGACTTCCGCGGTTAA
- a CDS encoding DUF2613 domain-containing protein, with product MALESDSLTKRSLGPAIGSAVVGIALGVMTVVGIAQFSGSDTVPSGNAVPADQAVLGGPEYGSRN from the coding sequence ATGGCTCTTGAAAGCGATTCCCTGACTAAGCGCTCGCTTGGCCCTGCCATCGGCAGCGCCGTGGTGGGCATTGCGCTGGGCGTCATGACCGTAGTTGGGATTGCGCAATTTTCCGGTTCGGACACGGTCCCGTCCGGCAACGCCGTGCCCGCCGACCAGGCGGTCCTCGGCGGCCCTGAGTACGGTTCCCGCAACTAA
- a CDS encoding alpha-(1->3)-arabinofuranosyltransferase domain-containing protein translates to MATPPQRRTGRAHLLGWALGCIVAFTQPWGLTSADTKHDLVANPSHFLAQAAGVYSTNFTMGQLQNQAYGYLFPQGPFFLATEALPDWIAQRLWWTIVLGVGFSGFYLLARRAGVRSRLWAGIGAVAYMLSPRALTTLTAISSETWPVMLAPWVVVPFLSAPSGAGRHPEVRVGLAAAVPVALMGAVNATATLAACVPALIVALCRRRWAAAATWLAACAVVSAWWIGPLLILGRYAAPFTEFIESAFVTTRWLNLPEILRGTTSWTPFVDTERQAGTLLATEPVFIMATIAVAAVGVAGLARCRREWSIMVAVGIAILACHYGWYLAALDGALAPLRNLHKFDSLVRLPLCLGVAVAGQRLGLPAGKAHWLRPTPRHAAGMLVLMVIAGSIAPALSSRLLPQGAYERVPEYWQRAADYVNEHAAGTRTLIYPPAASARQDWGWTRDEPAQPLLDVPWAVRDAIPLIPPETIRGLDGLMAGLKHSQSQEAAAQALARYGIGAVILRDDLEPNPIRTLTPKDLPGTVRDFGEVSVVLIDTRPTMRTTTDPVTVAGGGESLAMMDAVGLGTGPARLAGTPQERAAAEVVTDTPLLVDRNYGTLTGPVSGPLAPRDPSTVNNRLRDYPSAGRVIAVEATGGQVAASSSESDASSFGGADPARSVTAAVDGYGHTAWWPTPGQFGWIELRAKKGESFQSPELTIEATGDTTVLVEAGDASVEREVSGDGPTTIRVPGGRVDAVRVSLKERVGIAELSLAGHPIRRTIAVPDHGGNPQRYFFQRMAVDTAVIIRSFSAAGTFIIDAERDVVIDGESYLPGDVVTLGAGRHELRSRGWWVSLSRPGYQPAQHEDVNPAGIGPAPQQRILATGLSFNEGLRAELGGLELDPVPIDADMQGFILPAGASGALSITHEANGLYRGMLAGGGALGIAALLAAGWIGRRVWGAPTPSPSDPGPSAAATAVAMLGALALVGWPALAAGAAGLLIVRFTTLSRPLLSAGLILGAGAMLARAPWPTGNYAGDSIALTLLCAAALGALVTPRSQRAAGASTNV, encoded by the coding sequence GTGGCAACGCCCCCTCAACGCCGGACCGGGCGCGCCCACCTTCTGGGGTGGGCGCTCGGCTGCATCGTCGCCTTCACCCAGCCCTGGGGGCTCACGTCCGCCGATACCAAGCATGACCTGGTGGCGAACCCATCGCACTTCCTGGCCCAGGCCGCCGGCGTCTACAGCACCAATTTCACCATGGGCCAGCTGCAGAACCAGGCCTATGGCTACCTCTTTCCGCAGGGCCCGTTCTTCCTGGCCACCGAGGCCCTGCCCGATTGGATTGCCCAACGCCTGTGGTGGACCATCGTCCTGGGCGTGGGCTTTTCCGGCTTCTACCTCCTAGCCCGGCGCGCGGGTGTGCGCTCGAGGCTGTGGGCGGGCATCGGCGCGGTGGCATACATGCTCAGCCCGCGCGCGCTGACCACGCTCACGGCCATTTCATCCGAGACGTGGCCGGTGATGCTGGCGCCGTGGGTGGTAGTCCCGTTCCTCTCCGCGCCAAGCGGCGCCGGGAGGCACCCGGAGGTCCGCGTCGGACTAGCCGCGGCGGTACCGGTGGCGCTGATGGGCGCGGTCAATGCTACGGCCACGCTGGCGGCGTGTGTCCCGGCGCTGATCGTTGCGCTGTGCCGCAGGCGCTGGGCTGCCGCCGCCACGTGGCTGGCGGCGTGCGCGGTGGTCAGCGCCTGGTGGATCGGCCCGCTTTTGATCCTGGGCCGCTACGCCGCGCCTTTTACCGAGTTCATCGAATCGGCGTTTGTGACCACGCGCTGGCTAAACCTCCCGGAGATCCTGCGCGGGACCACCAGCTGGACGCCGTTTGTGGACACGGAGCGCCAGGCCGGGACGCTGCTGGCCACCGAGCCCGTGTTCATCATGGCGACCATCGCCGTGGCGGCGGTGGGCGTGGCCGGGCTCGCGCGGTGCCGCCGGGAATGGTCCATCATGGTGGCGGTGGGGATTGCCATCCTGGCCTGCCACTATGGTTGGTATTTAGCGGCGCTGGACGGCGCGTTGGCGCCGCTGCGCAACCTGCACAAATTTGATTCGTTGGTCCGCCTGCCGCTGTGCCTTGGCGTGGCGGTCGCCGGCCAGAGGCTGGGCCTTCCAGCGGGCAAGGCGCACTGGCTTAGGCCCACGCCCCGGCATGCGGCCGGGATGCTGGTCCTTATGGTGATCGCGGGTTCCATCGCGCCCGCGCTCAGCTCCCGGCTGTTGCCCCAGGGCGCCTATGAACGGGTGCCGGAGTATTGGCAGCGGGCCGCGGATTACGTCAATGAACACGCCGCCGGAACCCGCACGCTCATCTACCCGCCGGCGGCCTCCGCCCGGCAGGACTGGGGGTGGACCCGTGATGAACCGGCGCAGCCGCTGCTTGATGTGCCGTGGGCGGTGCGCGATGCCATTCCGTTAATCCCGCCTGAGACCATCAGGGGGCTCGATGGGCTGATGGCGGGCCTGAAGCACTCCCAATCCCAGGAAGCCGCGGCGCAGGCGCTGGCGCGTTACGGGATTGGGGCGGTAATCCTGCGCGATGACTTAGAGCCTAACCCCATCCGCACGCTCACGCCCAAGGATCTGCCCGGCACGGTTCGGGATTTCGGCGAGGTCAGCGTGGTGCTCATCGATACCCGCCCCACCATGCGCACCACCACCGATCCGGTCACCGTGGCCGGTGGCGGCGAGTCCCTGGCCATGATGGACGCGGTGGGCCTCGGCACGGGCCCGGCGCGGCTGGCCGGGACCCCGCAGGAGCGCGCCGCCGCCGAGGTGGTTACCGATACGCCGCTGCTGGTGGACCGCAATTACGGCACGCTGACCGGCCCCGTCTCGGGGCCCTTGGCCCCGCGGGACCCGTCCACGGTGAACAACCGCCTGCGGGATTACCCCTCCGCCGGCCGGGTCATTGCAGTAGAGGCCACGGGAGGCCAGGTCGCCGCGTCTTCCTCGGAATCGGACGCCTCCTCGTTCGGCGGCGCGGACCCGGCGCGGTCAGTCACCGCGGCCGTGGACGGTTATGGCCACACCGCGTGGTGGCCAACCCCCGGGCAGTTTGGCTGGATTGAGCTGCGGGCTAAAAAGGGTGAAAGCTTCCAGTCGCCGGAACTGACCATCGAGGCCACGGGGGATACCACCGTCCTCGTCGAGGCGGGTGACGCCTCCGTTGAACGGGAGGTATCCGGTGATGGCCCCACCACCATCAGGGTCCCGGGCGGCCGGGTGGATGCCGTGCGGGTCAGCCTGAAGGAAAGGGTGGGGATCGCGGAGCTTTCGCTGGCCGGCCACCCCATCCGGCGCACCATTGCCGTGCCGGACCACGGAGGTAATCCGCAGCGCTACTTCTTCCAGCGCATGGCGGTGGACACGGCGGTTATCATCCGCTCCTTTAGCGCGGCCGGCACCTTTATCATCGACGCGGAGCGTGACGTGGTCATTGACGGTGAGAGCTACTTACCGGGCGACGTGGTTACCCTCGGCGCCGGCCGGCACGAACTGCGCAGCCGAGGCTGGTGGGTCAGCCTTAGCCGCCCCGGCTATCAACCGGCCCAGCATGAGGACGTTAATCCGGCCGGGATAGGACCCGCCCCGCAGCAACGCATCCTGGCTACCGGCCTGTCCTTCAACGAGGGCCTGCGCGCGGAACTCGGCGGCCTGGAACTGGACCCGGTGCCCATCGATGCGGATATGCAAGGCTTCATCCTGCCCGCTGGGGCCTCCGGCGCGCTGAGCATCACCCACGAGGCAAACGGGCTCTACCGCGGCATGCTGGCAGGGGGCGGCGCGCTGGGGATCGCCGCGCTCCTTGCGGCCGGGTGGATCGGCCGGCGCGTCTGGGGCGCCCCGACGCCTAGCCCTAGCGACCCGGGACCCTCGGCCGCCGCCACGGCGGTTGCCATGCTGGGGGCGCTGGCCCTGGTGGGCTGGCCGGCGCTAGCTGCGGGCGCGGCCGGGCTCCTCATCGTCCGGTTCACCACGCTTAGCCGCCCGCTCCTTTCCGCGGGGCTCATCCTGGGAGCCGGCGCCATGCTGGCCCGCGCCCCGTGGCCCACCGGTAACTACGCCGGTGATTCCATTGCCCTGACGCTGCTGTGCGCGGCGGCCCTGGGCGCCTTGGTGACCCCGCGCAGCCAGCGCGCCGCCGGCGCCTCCACCAACGTGTAG